The Candidatus Binataceae bacterium genome has a window encoding:
- a CDS encoding LLM class flavin-dependent oxidoreductase, whose translation MLKAGYFPCTQDPPRGENIGKVLREAIVEAQVAEQSGFDSCLFSEHHQQEDAYIPNVILMAGMVGVNTTKIRVGTCVTLIPLWHPVHAAEDAAIVDQITGGRMILSVGVGYQERDFSAFGLSISERAGRSEEGVEVVKKCWTEERFSYRGKFYQLDNVMITPKPFQKPRPPIWMAAWTNVGLKRAARIADAWITSPLEHVQVIKQFANLYREETRKQGKTPYLVLMRDVLVSDSWEAARRESEPLMYTHRFYFRNNGYAMDDVIKNVKSEEQWTFDVAAPNRFIAGSPKDCLQQLQMWQKEVQPDYLVLRMRHPGGPSHERVKQAISTFGREVLPKL comes from the coding sequence ATGCTGAAAGCCGGCTATTTCCCATGCACGCAGGATCCACCGCGCGGCGAGAATATCGGCAAGGTGCTGCGCGAGGCGATCGTTGAGGCGCAGGTCGCCGAGCAGAGCGGGTTCGACAGCTGCCTGTTCAGCGAACATCACCAGCAGGAAGACGCTTACATTCCCAACGTGATCCTGATGGCCGGGATGGTGGGCGTGAACACCACCAAAATCCGGGTCGGCACGTGCGTGACCCTGATTCCGCTCTGGCATCCGGTGCACGCCGCCGAGGACGCGGCGATCGTCGATCAGATAACCGGCGGGCGGATGATCCTGAGCGTCGGCGTCGGCTATCAGGAGCGCGACTTCAGCGCCTTCGGGCTCTCGATCAGCGAGCGCGCGGGCCGCAGCGAAGAGGGGGTCGAAGTCGTCAAGAAGTGCTGGACCGAAGAGCGCTTCTCCTATCGCGGCAAGTTCTACCAGCTCGACAACGTGATGATCACGCCCAAGCCGTTTCAGAAGCCGCGTCCGCCGATCTGGATGGCGGCGTGGACCAATGTCGGGCTCAAGCGCGCGGCGCGGATCGCCGACGCCTGGATCACCTCGCCGCTCGAACACGTGCAGGTGATCAAGCAATTCGCCAATCTCTACCGCGAGGAGACGCGCAAGCAGGGCAAGACTCCCTACCTTGTCCTGATGCGTGACGTGCTGGTTTCGGACTCGTGGGAGGCGGCGCGGCGCGAGAGCGAGCCGCTGATGTACACGCACAGGTTCTACTTCCGCAACAACGGCTACGCGATGGACGACGTGATAAAGAACGTCAAGTCGGAGGAACAGTGGACCTTCGACGTCGCGGCGCCCAACCGCTTCATCGCGGGGTCGCCCAAGGACTGCCTCCAGCAACTCCAGATGTGGCAGAAAGAGGTGCAGCCGGATTACCTGGTCCTGCGTATGCGCCATCCGGGCGGCCCCTCGCACGAACGCGTCAAGCAGGCAATCTCGACCTTCGGGCGCGAGGTGCTGCCCAAACTGTGA
- a CDS encoding helix-turn-helix domain-containing protein yields the protein MAPLIAERTPHEPSEADAPLSRTERKKREKLGAIKRAARELFARRGFKATRTRDIAERADIGAGTLFLYTSSKEELLVEIFLEELGSTLDAAFASMPGDAPLLDQLLHVFNAAIRYHEPDPELARVFVKELTFVERRLKERTDAFLRGWYARMAAVIEQAQARHEFAKDVPALALARNCFALYIFTLKTWLGGAHSRAESEKWLRESIGLHLRCAMPRKMRNPAQRAPEQRSRPRTSKVKRGTDLVPG from the coding sequence ATGGCACCCCTCATCGCCGAGCGCACGCCGCACGAGCCGTCCGAGGCGGATGCGCCGCTCAGCCGAACCGAACGCAAGAAGCGCGAAAAGCTCGGCGCCATCAAGCGCGCCGCGCGCGAGCTATTCGCCCGCCGCGGCTTCAAGGCCACCCGCACCCGCGACATCGCCGAGCGCGCCGATATCGGCGCGGGCACGCTCTTTCTCTACACCAGCAGCAAAGAGGAGCTGCTGGTTGAAATTTTCCTCGAAGAGCTCGGCAGCACGCTCGACGCGGCTTTCGCGAGCATGCCGGGTGACGCTCCGCTGCTGGACCAGCTCCTGCACGTCTTCAACGCCGCGATTCGTTATCACGAGCCCGATCCCGAACTGGCGCGCGTCTTCGTCAAGGAGCTGACCTTCGTCGAGCGGCGGCTGAAGGAGCGTACCGACGCGTTTCTGCGCGGCTGGTACGCGCGGATGGCGGCCGTCATCGAGCAAGCCCAGGCGCGCCACGAATTCGCGAAGGACGTTCCCGCGCTTGCGCTCGCCCGCAATTGTTTCGCGCTCTACATCTTCACGCTGAAAACGTGGCTGGGCGGGGCGCATTCGCGCGCGGAATCCGAAAAGTGGCTGCGCGAATCGATCGGCCTTCATCTGCGATGCGCGATGCCGCGCAAGATGCGAAACCCCGCGCAGCGGGCGCCGGAGCAGCGATCGCGCCCTCGAACATCAAAAGTCAAACGCGGGACTGACTTAGTTCCCGGGTGA
- a CDS encoding xanthine dehydrogenase family protein molybdopterin-binding subunit, giving the protein MKAVGAPVPGLQSRNLVAGRGTYVADIRLEGMLHAAFVRSPYAHALIRRVDTRAAEAVAGVAAVVAGEEIRRNTRPIPHPYDRASIGARSFDCYALCTERVRFVGEAVAVVVAEDKYTARKAADLVEVDYEELPVVADPEEGMKPDAPRLEPSWDDNLMLRHTTNAGDVEGAFARADGRIEGCLRTQRYCASPMEPRGYLARYDGFRDQLTFWASTQSPHPLRTFLSVILGMPESNIRVIQPNVGGGFGSKIPTYQEEPVVAYLARKLRRPVRWIEERGENLMVGGHAREQRVYYEAAYRKDGTVTGLKVRIVADVGAPAALAGWEMSLVTTFCIPTVYRIPNCHIELFPVATNKCPWNAYRGYGKETASFLMDRVMDGVARATGLDRSEVRFRNFIQPHEFPYRQVSGVILDSGNYPQALRRVLEMIGYEQFPALQERARREGRYIGLGIGQELIAEGCALPTSMMVSGYDGATVRINPSGQVTVLTGVTSPGSGNETGIAQVAADALGIDVSNVRVVQGDTETCPWGLGNYSSRSLIMGGSAAHVAALELREKILRVAGRMLEVLPGDLEIGGGRIYPHGAPERFITFNEVVRTIYYEPFGPHAKEVEPGLESTRYFRHPNIYHPGDPEGRFSAYPSWPNAAVACIVEVDPETGVLKVLRCCMVHDSGTVINPLLAEGNVHGGVAQGLGGALYEHLVYDENGQFKTATFMDYTLPTAVEVPPFEFEHQETRSPFTPLGHKGVGESGVAGILGAVCGAVENALPHLNLRLQEMPLKPLQLWQAIRDAEAAAR; this is encoded by the coding sequence ATGAAGGCAGTCGGCGCTCCGGTTCCGGGGCTGCAAAGCCGCAACCTGGTCGCGGGACGCGGCACGTACGTGGCGGATATTCGGCTCGAAGGGATGCTGCATGCGGCCTTCGTGCGCAGCCCGTACGCGCACGCGCTCATCAGGCGCGTTGACACGCGCGCGGCCGAGGCCGTCGCGGGTGTGGCCGCCGTGGTGGCGGGAGAGGAGATTCGGCGCAACACCAGGCCGATTCCTCATCCCTACGACCGCGCGAGTATCGGCGCGCGCAGCTTCGATTGTTACGCGCTGTGCACCGAGCGCGTGCGCTTCGTCGGCGAAGCGGTCGCGGTGGTCGTTGCCGAGGACAAGTACACGGCGCGCAAGGCTGCCGACCTGGTCGAGGTCGATTACGAGGAACTGCCGGTCGTCGCCGACCCGGAGGAGGGGATGAAGCCGGACGCGCCGCGGCTGGAGCCGTCGTGGGACGACAACCTGATGCTCCGGCACACGACGAACGCAGGCGACGTCGAGGGCGCCTTCGCGCGCGCTGACGGGCGGATCGAGGGATGCCTGCGGACCCAGCGCTACTGCGCGTCGCCGATGGAGCCGCGCGGCTACCTTGCCCGCTACGACGGGTTTCGCGATCAGCTGACGTTCTGGGCCTCAACCCAGAGCCCGCATCCGCTGCGCACGTTCCTTTCGGTCATCCTTGGCATGCCCGAGTCGAATATTCGCGTGATTCAGCCCAACGTCGGCGGCGGCTTCGGCTCCAAGATTCCGACCTACCAGGAGGAGCCGGTAGTCGCCTACTTGGCGCGCAAGCTCAGGCGGCCGGTGCGATGGATCGAGGAGCGCGGCGAGAACCTGATGGTCGGCGGCCACGCCCGCGAGCAGCGCGTCTATTACGAAGCCGCATACCGCAAGGACGGCACGGTCACCGGGCTCAAGGTGCGAATTGTCGCCGACGTCGGCGCGCCGGCGGCGCTCGCCGGATGGGAGATGTCGCTGGTCACGACGTTTTGCATCCCGACCGTGTACAGGATTCCCAACTGCCACATCGAGCTGTTCCCGGTCGCGACCAACAAATGCCCGTGGAATGCCTATCGCGGCTACGGCAAGGAAACGGCTTCGTTCCTGATGGACCGCGTGATGGACGGCGTCGCGCGCGCCACCGGACTGGATCGCTCCGAGGTGCGGTTTCGCAATTTCATCCAGCCGCACGAATTTCCTTACCGCCAGGTCAGCGGGGTGATTCTCGACAGCGGCAATTATCCGCAGGCGCTCAGGCGCGTGCTCGAGATGATCGGCTACGAGCAGTTTCCCGCGCTCCAGGAGCGGGCCCGCCGCGAGGGCCGTTACATCGGGCTGGGAATCGGGCAGGAACTGATCGCCGAGGGCTGCGCGCTGCCGACCTCGATGATGGTCTCCGGCTACGACGGCGCGACGGTACGTATCAATCCGTCCGGCCAGGTCACCGTGCTTACCGGCGTGACCTCGCCCGGCAGCGGCAACGAAACCGGAATTGCGCAGGTGGCGGCCGACGCGCTTGGCATCGACGTAAGCAACGTGCGTGTGGTCCAGGGCGACACCGAAACCTGCCCCTGGGGACTTGGCAATTACAGCTCGCGCAGCCTCATCATGGGCGGTTCGGCGGCGCACGTCGCGGCGCTCGAATTGCGCGAGAAGATCCTGCGGGTGGCGGGTCGGATGCTCGAGGTTCTACCGGGCGATCTGGAAATCGGCGGCGGCCGAATCTATCCGCACGGAGCGCCTGAGCGGTTCATCACCTTCAACGAAGTCGTGCGCACTATCTACTACGAGCCCTTCGGCCCTCACGCCAAGGAGGTCGAGCCCGGCCTCGAAAGCACGCGCTACTTCCGCCATCCCAACATCTACCATCCGGGCGACCCCGAGGGCCGCTTCAGCGCTTACCCGTCATGGCCGAACGCGGCGGTGGCGTGCATCGTGGAGGTCGATCCGGAGACCGGCGTGCTCAAGGTGCTCCGCTGCTGCATGGTGCATGACAGCGGCACCGTGATAAATCCGCTGCTCGCTGAAGGCAACGTTCACGGCGGCGTGGCCCAGGGCCTCGGCGGCGCCCTCTACGAGCATCTGGTTTACGACGAAAACGGCCAGTTCAAGACCGCCACCTTCATGGACTACACGCTGCCCACCGCGGTCGAGGTGCCGCCGTTCGAGTTCGAACACCAGGAGACGCGCTCGCCGTTTACGCCGCTCGGCCACAAGGGGGTGGGCGAGTCGGGCGTGGCGGGGATCCTCGGCGCCGTATGCGGCGCAGTGGAGAACGCGCTGCCCCATCTCAACTTGCGTTTGCAGGAGATGCCGCTCAAGCCGCTGCAACTGTGGCAGGCGATTCGCGACGCCGAGGCGGCGGCCCGGTGA